The Artemia franciscana chromosome 11, ASM3288406v1, whole genome shotgun sequence genome has a segment encoding these proteins:
- the LOC136033150 gene encoding M-phase phosphoprotein 6-like, which translates to MSRKAKLSRNLLAMKFMKRSKDETERQLDDAERKELYKQEITEEMIKNGMRVTIEPSYKIVEDLVFGRMSFGGMNPEVEKIMKKANGEPVETEIEADISNSEMAATYGSLVATIGKRFNKGNRAAVEAEEKFRPMRPGFKKNKEGGGAGKDPLHRRYNSNEGYIHKKKHGNKLKQRFNKKQQKGNHGFTGVLGT; encoded by the exons ATGTCTCGAAAAGCCAAACTATCTAGGAATCTTTTGGCAATGAAG TTCATGAAACGATCCAAAGATGAAACAGAAAGACAACTTGATGATGCTGAGCGGAAAGAACTGTACAAGCAGGAAATAACTGAAGAGATGATAAAGAATGG aatgagaGTAACAATAGAGCCCAGTTACAAAATTGTTGAAGATTTAGTATTTGGTCGTATGTCTTTTGGTGGGATGAACCCCGaggttgaaaaaataatgaagaaggCAAATGGTGAACCAGTTGAAACTGAGATAGAAGCAGATATTTCCAACAGTGAAATGGCTGCAACTTATGGCTCCCTTGTGGCAACAATCGGTAAACGTTTCAACAAAGGCAACAGAGCTGCAGTTGAAGCTGAGGAAAAATTCAGACCAATGAGACCGGGGTTCAAGAAAAACAAGGAAGGAGGAGGAGCTGGAAAGGACCCATTGCATAGGAGATACAATAGTAACGAAGGATATATCCATAAGAAAAAGCATGGCAACAAACTAAAGCAAAGGTTTAATAAGAAACAGCAAAAAGGAAATCATGGTTTCACTGGTGTTCTTGGAACCTAA